In Citrus sinensis cultivar Valencia sweet orange chromosome 3, DVS_A1.0, whole genome shotgun sequence, the sequence aaagttgaCCAAGATTTTTTCCTTATCTGATCATGTTCTGAGCAAATAACTCAATTGCTGATtggttgttaataaataaataaaaataaaagaagttaaatcTTACCTATACACTACCAGTCAACCACTAAAAAGACACATAACAGAAGATCTTTAAAAACTCAGTAAAGATTAGATCAAGAGAGGATCCTATTCCTTTCAAGTTAAATCCAGTTAtgataatttaagaaaaatctcaactttgtattattattattaagtgatgcaatgataaaaaagtaaaactatatatatatatatatatgtgtgtgtgtgtgtgtgtgtgtgtgcgcgcgtgcgtgtgtgtgtgttatgatgtgtatatattagttatttttcagTGCGaatgtccttttttttttgtgcgcatacatttttaaataataaaaatttaacttttttaaactacataattttataatttattttaaaataattctctTCACTCGCAtaacttattttcattaaaaaaaaaaaaaaacagactgcccaattatacatatataattttaagaataaactCGAAAAAGCGGCGGTTATAGGAATAAGTTCAACCAAATCCCCGTAACCAAACAACCCACTTTCTATTCGGGCACGCACGAGCACGATGGCACGAGCGAAACGACTTCACTTAACGGAACCTTCCAGAATCCCTCTCCCCCAGAACCCTCTCGTCCCTCCCACtcttcttttatatttgaaactaATCGTTTTCTTAGCTACAAAGGAGAAGTTCAAAGGGCAGTACTTTGCTCTAAATATTACTGCAACCACAACCACAAGCCAATCATTCTTCAATTAATTCCTTGCTGACATGGCAGACGAAGCCAAAGCGAAAGGAAACGCTGCGTTTTCGTCCGGGGATTACGAAGCCGCGGTGCGCCACTTCACGGAGGCCATCTCTTTATCTCCGGATAATCACGTGCTGTATTCCAATCGATCCGCCGCGCACGCATCTCTCCACAACTACGCCGACGCCTTAGCCGACGCCAAGAAGACCGTCGAGCTTAAGCCGGACTGGTCCAAAGGCTACAGCCGACTTGGCGCTGCTCACCTCGGATTACAGGACTATATCGAAGCTGTTAACTCCTACAAGAAAGGACTTGATATCGATCCTAACAATGAAGCCCTCAAATCCGGCTTGGCCGATGCTAAAGCGGCGGCCTCCGCGTCGTTCAGATCTCGTTCCCCGCCGGCCGATAATCCATTTGGTTCTGCTTTTGCCGGACCTGAGATGTGGGCAAAATTAACGGCGGATCCGACTACGAGAAGTTATCTCGACCAAGATGATTTTCGTAATATGATGAAGGATATTCAGAGAAATCCTAACAACTTAAACTTATACTTGAAGGACCAGCGGGTGATGCAGGCTTTGGGGGTTTTATTAAATGTGAAGTTTAAGGGGCCCACTGGTGGTGATGACGTGGAAATGCAGGACGAAGATGCCCCAAAAGGACCGGAGACGTCTAAGGAGGAGACGAGGAAGCCGGAGTCTGAGCCCGAGCCTGAGCCAATGGAGCTAACGGAGGAGGAGAAGGAAGctaaggaaagaaaagaaaaggcattGAAGGAGAAAGAGGCGGGAAACGCTGCTTATAAGAAGAAGGAATTTGAGAAAGCAATTGAACATTACTCCAGTGCACTGGAGCTCGATGATGAGGATATTTCTTACCTGACTAATCGTGCGGCGGTTTATCTCGAAATGGGCAAGGTAATGACTGCTTCTGCTTCGCTTGTTTTGCTTTTATATGTTTCTTCATTTGTGTATGTAACTGAATAGATTATAGTTTATAGACCAATGCATGCTAGTAGTCATATTAATTGACATATGATACTGTAAAATCTAGGATACGGTCAGAATTTAACTTGTTTTATGCAACTGttgatttgtttatatttCTGCATATGAGAGTAACAAGGACAGTTAAGAGGAATATGCTTTAAGTGAGAGGCGGCTATAGTCTAAAATTTGATGGCAGTgaagattttgtttgtttgggGATTTGGGAAACATCCATGTACGACTTCATGAACTTTTAGTGCCACTATGTACACTTTTCTGATAGTAATATATCCTCCTGTTGTTTTCatattgaacaaattaattaggGTTAGGCGGTAGTTTTTAATGGTATCAATCATTATATTGGTTTCTGGATAAGAGatgtatttaataattttgttcaaCTGCatcatttaagtttttaatatgAGAAATAGTGTAAATTTCACCAGCCTCTACTAATTCAGTTGGTTTTGAACAGTTTGGAACATTTGAATCCTTTGGAACAGAAAGCATAACAGCTTCTGCTGTTTTTAGTAGTTGATCTCAGCCTTATTgctctaaaattatttttatgattccACTTAGTAAAGGTTTTTAATGTAGTTAGTCTTTATTCAAGTTCACTTAACTAGAAAATCATGtccctttttttcttatataatCTGTTTATAAATCATCATAATCCTATTAATAGAatcattcttttttagtaTGAGGAATGCATCAAGGATTGTGACAAGGCTGTCGAAAGGGGAAGAGAGCTTAGATCTGACTTTAAGATGATAGCAAGAGCTTTAACTAGGAAGGGAACTGCTCTGGTGAAAATGGCAAAATGTTCAAAGGACTATGAACCTGCTATTGAGACTTTCCAGAAAGCTCTAACTGAGCATCGCAACCCAGACACGTTGAAAAAACTTAATGAGGCGGAGAAAGCTAAGAAGGAACTCGAGCAACAAGAGATTTTTGACCCGAAGATAGCTGATGAGGAGCGTGAGAAAGGTACAGTTTCCATTTGGCTTTTTGTTTGGTTGCTCGTTTGCCTTCTGTCCTTTAGTTAAAGTCTTTTAACAGGTTTATCTCATGATAACATGATTTCTCACACAGACGCGCGCGTGCGCGCgcacatgcatgcatgcatcaGCAAACAGGACACAGTAAATTTAAGCTTCATCCCTGTCATAAGTTGTCTTCAAGTTACTGTGCATCTTGATATTAGATAATGTGGTGCTTGATTTCTGTTCTTGGCATCTTCAACGTTAACATATCTGATATTAATGAATTCAACTTGGATTAGCTATGTCCTTCCTAAACAGATGCTGTTGACTTGTTTCTTTTGGGATATACTATTCTTTCACTGTGGGACTATGGTTTTGCTGTCACTCAAAGCAGCGCTTTACCATTCTTTAACAGATGCCTATTAATGGATTCAACTTGGATTTGCCATGGTTTCCATATTTTGCCACTGAGTGATACTTTGTTATATTTCTTGTTGGCCTCAAACCTGATGTCACTGGTGATTTGCaggaaatgaattttttaagcaGCAGAAGTATCCAGAGGCTATACAACATTATACAGAATCATTGAGAAGGAATCCCAAAGATCCAAGGGTATGAAGTCTCATCCTTTTTGTCTGTAGTTTAGGTGCATGCTAAACTCTATTTCAAGCATATATGATGGCCAATTGCTGAAAAAAAGTGCTGGTTTTTGACTTCCAGACATACAGTAACAGAGCTGCCTGCTATACGAAATTGGGGGCCATGCCTGAGGGATTGAAGGATGCAGATAAGTGCATTGAGCTTGATCCAACCTTCTCTAAGGGTTATACCAGAAAAGGAGCCATTCAGTTTTTCTTGAAGGAATATGACAAAGCTCTAGAAACATACCAGGAGGGGCTAAAGCATGACCCACAAAACCAGGAGCTTCTTGATGGCGTCAGAAGGTACAATATATGAATACTGCTTTGAGATTTCGTTACTTGAAAGTGCACATTCTAAGCTTGTATCGTTGTCGccttttaattgtttggtgAAAATTTGTTGCAGATGTGTGCAGCAAATTAACAAGGCCGGTCGTGGTGAATTAAGCCCGGAGGAATTGAAGGAGAGACAAGTGAGCCTCTTTTAAATCTCTTGATGAGAATGAATGAATTTTTCAACAATATTGGGGCGTGATTTAATTCTGTTTCTATCATGCAGGCCAAGGGAATGCAGGACCCCGAAATTCAGAACATACTCTCTGACCCAGTCATGAGACAGGTAAGAAGAGATGAGTTAGAATCCCTCAGTAGGTATTTAAAGTTCTGGTATTTCTGCATAATGAATTTGGCTAAATGAACTTTGTGGACAGGTGTTGGTTGACTTCCAGGAAAATCCTAAAGCTGCTCAAGATCACATGAAGAACCCACAGGTGATGAATAAGATTCAGAAGCTGATCAATGCAGGGATTGTCCAGATGAGATAAATTTGGAGTAACTTTACAACAGACAAGGATATTTTTTAGCTTAATCTTCAGTGAATTAAATTTTCTGTGTGAATTTGAGTGGAGTAATTGTTAAAAACGGTTTTCAGTTGGAAATTTGAAAgttgtttatttcataatcTTTTATGGGGATATCACTTGCCTGCCTATGATCTGTTCCCGGTATTTCACAggtttgaaatttacaatttgAGTATGTAATAATAGCAATCACATAAGCATGGCTGGCAGATACAAAATTGAAGAGGGCTTAACTGTGTGTTCGCGGTACTTACGCCTGACTATATGTCAGTCTTTTGTTAGATGTTCGGTTGCGGGGAATGCTATGAACATTTTACGCATTTGATTCATTCGATTTGCCTTGCAATGACAAAAATAGATCATTGATCGTCGAAGTACGGGTGCACTGAGCTCATCGAAGAGTCATTTTTTGTTGGTGCATTATAGTAGTTTGCGCCTTTAGGGTTGGATTGGATAATAACAGAACCACACAGGCCGTACTTGAAAATGCCagctatttttaaaaaatgaaatattatcgATGCATTTCTTTAACAGCCTAATGAAGTAAAATGgtgataaaaaatcaaaatgtcgCATGAAAATGGCTTACGGTGCTAGTATGAATTACGCCGAAGTAAAGTAGAAGCAAATAGCTTCCAATCAAGTTTTGGGGTTTTTAAAGCATCCGTCATCTAGCAGGCAGCTACAAACCCAGCAACAAGAGAAGGCCTTACAACCATCAACCACGTTTCACActgaaatatcaataaaaaacaaaatatagcAAGCACGATTTTGATTCACATgtgaataattaataaagcGTGTATTTAATGATAGTTTTAATAATACTTAtgttatcgatcaaatgcttaaCAGTGTAGTccgaaaagaaaatcaatcatattattaaattgcAGTCTCCGTATGCTAATAAGGTAGATTTGTCACACCTTCTGGTTTAAGATTACCACCCTTTCTCCGTATAACTTATGGAAAAGATCAAATCTTTCTCAAATCCTACGTCACAAACACAATGATACAAGATGTTGTTCGGCGATGATGAGATTGACGTCCACAACTTTCTAAGTTTTTTTCAGCTCATCTATAAAATTAGTACAAAAAGAAACCTTCCCTTGATTTATATcaagtaaatgaaaaaatatatagtgaTTCCTGTTTCCTCAGAAAAATTCATTCAAGCAGCAACTTCTTGTTCTTTCGCTGCAAGTTGGTTCTGGATGTGTTGAGGGACAACATCGAATTTAGCTAACTGCATAATGTATGATGCACGGCCTTTTGTCATCCCTCGGAGTGCACTAACATATTGGAACATTTCTGCCAGTGGAACCAGCGCATCAACCACCTGCAATAATACCAAAATATCCCATGAATCGAAAATTTAGACTGCAGCGGGAAAAACTAAGGAAAGAAAGATCAAGAATCAAAGACACTTAGGAATTAACCAGATGGATGTATATCCGGACAGAGTGCTGAGAAAGAAATTCAATGTACCTTCAAACCACCAGGTTTGTCACCAAAACTGTTGATCTGACCTCTCCTCGAGTTGAGATCACCAATCACATCTCCCAAGTGTTCTTCAGGTGTGACAACTTCGACTTTCATTATAGGTTCCAGCATTTTAGGGCCAGCCTTTCTCATGCCCTCCCTGAAAGCTCCCCTGGCCGCAAGTTGAAATGCCAAGACACTAGAATCAACATCATGGTAGGAACCATCAACTAGTGCAGCACGTACGTCAACAACAGGGAAGCCTGCAAGCACACCATTGCTCATGCATTCTTCTAGTCCTTTCATCACCCCAGGAATATATTCTTTTGGCACTGCACCTCCCTTGATCTCACTCTTGAACTCATATCCACTTCCTGCCTCCATAGGCTCAAATCGCACGGTGATATCAGCAAACTGTCCTTGTCCGCCTGACTGTTTCTTGTGTACGTACTTCACTTCAGAGACTTTAGAAATGCTTTCACGATAGTTGACTTGGGGTGCACCAACATTAGCTTCTACCTATTAGCACCAAAGGATCACCAGTTAAGACAAAGAAAAAGTCTATGCATCCagaacatatttttctttgcaatTTGCAGGAAATAAGAATAGCATCAgtcaaacaattttattgCATCTTTTAGTTCTCTTCTGCTCACAGACATAAAACTATATCACTGTGCATACTGATATTCACAACAACTGATATGCGTACAAGTATTGTATGTAAAAGTATATACCTATACACTAACATCAATCATATATTCCAAGAAAAAAGTACCATGAATAAGGTTTAAACCCAATAAAGTGAAGTAAAAAAATACCTAACATTAACATGATACTCAGATGTATGGAGGGGCCAATATATACCTTAAATTCCCTCTTTAGGCGATCGACGATAATCTCAAGATGCAATTCTCCCATACCCTCAATCACTGTCTGGTTGATCTCTTCATCTCGTGAGAAGTGGAATGAAGGGTCTTCTTGAGCAAGTTTGATCAGGCCATTTGCCATTTTGTCAATATCAGCTTTAGTCTTGGGCTCAATTGCAACCTTAATCACAGGATCGGGGAAGTCCATTCGTTCAAGCAGAATTGGATGGTCTGCATCACAAAGTGTTTCACCAGTAATGGTGTCTTTAAGACCTGCAAGAGCAATGATGTCACCTGCTAAGGCAACCTTTACATCCTCCCTACTGTTGGCATGCATTTCCAAAAGTCTACCAATTCTCTCCTTCTTTCCTTTGTTTGCGTTCAGCACATAAGATCCTGCAGAAAGCTTCCCAGCATACACTCTCACGAATGTGAGGGAACCAACAAACGGGTCACTCATAATCTTGAAAGCTAGTCCAGCAAATGGTTCATCATCACTGGCTGCCCTCTCAAGTGTTGCTTCAGGATTTTCAGGATCAGTTCCCTTCATTGCTGGCAAGTCAAGTGGTGAAGGCAAATAGTCAACAACAGCATCAAGTAATGGTTGAACGCCCTTATTTTTGAAAGCTGAACCACATAACACAGGGACAAAACTGccagcaatggttcctttccggattaattttttgatgGTTTCTTCGTCTGGCTCATTTCCTTCCAGATAGCTTTCCATAGCTTCATCATCCAATTCAACAATGGTTTCTATCATCTGTGACCGGTATTCTTGAGCCATTTTCTGAAGATTAGCTGGTATATCCTCGTAAGCAAACTTTGCACCCAATTCCTCTCCTGACCATATTATAGCTTTCATCTTCACAAGATCAACAACTCCCTTAAAGTTATCTTCTGCACCAACAGGTAATTGAACTACAAGTGGTTTAGCTCCCAAGTTTGTAACTATCATATCTCTTGTGCGGAAAAAGTTTGCTCCTAAACGATCCATCTTGTTGACAAAGCAGATTCTGGGAACTCCATACTTGTCAGCTTGCCTCCATACAGTTTCAGATTGAGGTTCCACACCAGCAACACTGTCAAACAAGCAGATAGCACCATCCAGAACCCTGAGAGCACGCTCCACTTCAAGTGTGAAGTCAACATGGCCAGGAGTATCAATGATGTTAATCCGGTGTTTGTTCCAATATGTAGTAGTTGCAGCAGAAGTAATGGTAATCCCTCTCTCTTGCTCTTGTTCCATCCAGTCCATTGTAGCTGTTCCCTCATGTACCTCCCCAATTTTATAGTTTCTTCCTGTATAAAATAGGACTCGTTCAGTTGTAGTAGTCTTCCCTGCATCTATGTGAGCCATTATACCAATATTCCGATAATCTTTCAAGGGGATCACACGTTTTGACTCtgcaaaaaagataaatgaaaTCCACTTCTGCTGTTAGCCTAAACCCAGAAACCAAAACAaccatcaaaataaaaactcatccTCTTACAAGCAAACATTAAAGTAAGAATCCAAAAATAACACTGTTGCAGAAGAATAAAGatcaaaaatttcaatacCATAATGACGCCTTTGCTTTTCCATGATAGATACGGCCATATAATATCAACAAAAGAATCCAGTACTCCAAAGTAAGATGAATGCATATTACTTGTGTTACAACTATTCATTGCAATAATTTCCCAGTATCACAAAACGTAATTCTGAATACCACCTTCTACTTACTACAgtttttatattgtttaaaCTCTGagtaacattattattttttagaccAATGAATATATTACAGCcaaattttccaaaataaattaaaaaacgcGTCTTCAATACCATTACGATagtgtacaaaaaaaaaagagagaaagaaattttGCGCTGAAACttgaagaattaaataaagggTATTCCGAAATTAATCCAAATAAAGGAAATTGATCTAACGAAGCAATAATTAACACCGACTTAAGGGAAAGAGAGGAACCTTCAGCGGCCACAGCAAAAACAGAGAATTGTCTTCTGCTTCTGGGAGAGAGCTTGGAAGTAGAACGGGGGCTGAAGACACGCACGCTTCCCAAGAAATGGGAAGCTCGAGAAGGGAGGAGACCCAGAGAGCGAGGGACAGTCACAGGCACAGGCACAGGCCTCCTTTGAGAGCCATTCATATTGAAGTTGCATACTGCCGATGAACATGAAGCCGTTATCATTCTCTCTGCTGCCATGTTTAGTTTTTCACTTTAACACCAGTGGACTCAACTGTGAACTGTTAAGTGACGGAGTCTCACTGGCCACTCGCCAgggaaaaaagataaagtaaGCGGTTGTAATTCAGTTCTGGTTTTGGTTAtgttctcttctcttctcttctatTCTCTTCTCCCCTTAAGGCTAACGCTTGAGCGAGGCCtatcttttgttgttttcttcaAGTGGCCTGTGCGCTTGGAAAATTAAGAGCCATttatatgaaacatttatttttttattttcatattttcgaTAATTAATTTCTGATTTATTTTCTGGTATTGaaaagattattattgtttttaatttaatttttaaaacatagTGAAAAGTAAAGGTAtatcctttaaaaattaatattcaattaacaaaaaaaaaaatttctaatcgttttgcatctttctaataataatacattttcttttctcgtACTTCATCATAATAATCTTCAGCAAATTACATATTTGTACAAGTACGCAGCCTCCTCAAGTATAAGGTTcgaaattttgaattgaaaattgtttttaaggaatgaattgaagataatgataatGAGGGTTTATGGCATTATAATGGGGTCTGATTATGTTGTAATTGTGGTACTGTATCACAGTTGTAACTAGTTATTGAATCCATTTAGATGAGGGtacaacaataaattttagagtaatgatacagccacaaactcttgtacaaacttattttgtataaactgatgtggcatgataagattggttgaattaaatatcacttaacccacatgatttatttttattaatttatattttcattcaaccaatgaattaatgccaagttagtttgtacaaaataaatttgtacaagagtttgtggctgtatcatttctctaaattttaatagctCTAATAACTAGATGTAACTGTAACACGATATATAATTGCAACATAACCAAGTCCTTAATAATGTGAAAGACAGCCAAAATGCAAAGAGGAAAATGGGATATAAGGGCTGAAAAGCTGCCACATAACTAGAATTCATGTCCTCATATTTTACTTGAGAGAGGTGGGACAGTGGCATGTACAGGAGATGAAACTGAATAGACATATCGCTGCTTGTGAGCCTATCCATCATGAAGCTAGGATTTCATGCACGTGTGGATAAATGCACACGATTCACGAACTGAAATTTCTGGTGATGAGGCACGCCGGTCTCGGACATCACTTGAAAAATCCgaattcaaattgaaatttaaattttattaaaaaaatattatgagatatatattattttaagtaattatgtttatttgatccatctaatatatatatttaaaattttaaacatttaaaatttatattttcatatccagttttattaaaataaatttagaaattatgaaactataagataaataaaaaaaaatacatataattttatatcataaaatataaaatccaaATTTCAAAAGTCTGGACTTAAAAACCCGGTCCAGTACCAGGCTTTTTAAGCTCGCCCAAGCGTCTAAAGGAAGACACGCAGGCTAGGTTTTGCTATCTCTACCTAAAACTGCTAAAAAATAGAATGTATCATCCACTGCAGATACAGTTCTGAAATCAATGGTTCGGTTCCTAAAAAACGAAGGCCTGCGAAATCCATTGATATAACAATATTTAGACTTCGGGCTTCCTATACCTTTACAAAATAAAGCGTTATTTTGGGTCTACGCCGATGAAATGCTTTCTACACCCCTTTACATCCTTATATTGCCCACTTTTGTAGTCATAGTTTTACTATtaccataaataataaattatacaagtGTGGAGCTATTTGaacccattaaattttttactatacctttttttgaattaaaatttttattatgagaATATAATTTGATCAACTACTTATATGACtttattctctttctctccgtcttcttccttttatcaaaatttatcatgatatatgaggtaaatattgtatttaacaaacaaaattattcaaaaatttagcaAATTTAGTCTTATTGTAATCcaaacaaaatgaaagaatCAATACCCATcatgcaaaatttaaaaataaaagttcttGTACCATTTGGAtctattacaattttttttaaattaaatctcGTAAGCACAAACTCTAAGTGATAATAATGGGTAAAGAATGATAATGCTATAGCAAAAACTAAGAGAAAGATAAAGTTgatttagtaaaaaataattaaaaaaagaaaaattaaaagaggaaAACTATTTTAGGTTTTAACCATTATAAAAGCAGAGAGAGAAAGTAGTTAACCAAgggtaattttatat encodes:
- the LOC102624603 gene encoding elongation factor G-2, chloroplastic → MAAERMITASCSSAVCNFNMNGSQRRPVPVPVTVPRSLGLLPSRASHFLGSVRVFSPRSTSKLSPRSRRQFSVFAVAAEESKRVIPLKDYRNIGIMAHIDAGKTTTTERVLFYTGRNYKIGEVHEGTATMDWMEQEQERGITITSAATTTYWNKHRINIIDTPGHVDFTLEVERALRVLDGAICLFDSVAGVEPQSETVWRQADKYGVPRICFVNKMDRLGANFFRTRDMIVTNLGAKPLVVQLPVGAEDNFKGVVDLVKMKAIIWSGEELGAKFAYEDIPANLQKMAQEYRSQMIETIVELDDEAMESYLEGNEPDEETIKKLIRKGTIAGSFVPVLCGSAFKNKGVQPLLDAVVDYLPSPLDLPAMKGTDPENPEATLERAASDDEPFAGLAFKIMSDPFVGSLTFVRVYAGKLSAGSYVLNANKGKKERIGRLLEMHANSREDVKVALAGDIIALAGLKDTITGETLCDADHPILLERMDFPDPVIKVAIEPKTKADIDKMANGLIKLAQEDPSFHFSRDEEINQTVIEGMGELHLEIIVDRLKREFKVEANVGAPQVNYRESISKVSEVKYVHKKQSGGQGQFADITVRFEPMEAGSGYEFKSEIKGGAVPKEYIPGVMKGLEECMSNGVLAGFPVVDVRAALVDGSYHDVDSSVLAFQLAARGAFREGMRKAGPKMLEPIMKVEVVTPEEHLGDVIGDLNSRRGQINSFGDKPGGLKVVDALVPLAEMFQYVSALRGMTKGRASYIMQLAKFDVVPQHIQNQLAAKEQEVAA
- the LOC102624310 gene encoding hsp70-Hsp90 organizing protein 3-like — its product is MADEAKAKGNAAFSSGDYEAAVRHFTEAISLSPDNHVLYSNRSAAHASLHNYADALADAKKTVELKPDWSKGYSRLGAAHLGLQDYIEAVNSYKKGLDIDPNNEALKSGLADAKAAASASFRSRSPPADNPFGSAFAGPEMWAKLTADPTTRSYLDQDDFRNMMKDIQRNPNNLNLYLKDQRVMQALGVLLNVKFKGPTGGDDVEMQDEDAPKGPETSKEETRKPESEPEPEPMELTEEEKEAKERKEKALKEKEAGNAAYKKKEFEKAIEHYSSALELDDEDISYLTNRAAVYLEMGKYEECIKDCDKAVERGRELRSDFKMIARALTRKGTALVKMAKCSKDYEPAIETFQKALTEHRNPDTLKKLNEAEKAKKELEQQEIFDPKIADEEREKGNEFFKQQKYPEAIQHYTESLRRNPKDPRTYSNRAACYTKLGAMPEGLKDADKCIELDPTFSKGYTRKGAIQFFLKEYDKALETYQEGLKHDPQNQELLDGVRRCVQQINKAGRGELSPEELKERQAKGMQDPEIQNILSDPVMRQVLVDFQENPKAAQDHMKNPQVMNKIQKLINAGIVQMR